From Pontibacter actiniarum, a single genomic window includes:
- a CDS encoding alpha-amylase family glycosyl hydrolase, producing the protein MKQEQQYLWWQSGIIYQVYPRSFQDSDGDGIGDLKGIIKRLDYLKWLGVTAVWVSPIYPSPMADYGYDISDYCGIHPLFGTMEDFDALLQEVHKRDMKLILDLVPNHTSNEHPWFLESRSSRDNPKRDWYIWEDPAEHGGEPNNWLSVFGGSGWEWDEKTEQYYYHAFLKEQPDLNWRNPEVQQAMFDVMRFWLDKGVDGFRVDVMWHMIKDKKLRDNPPNPDYQQHESTYNQLIPAFSTDQPEVHDIVAMMRSVMDEYDERVMIGEIYLPIHRLVSYYGQDNSGAHLPFNFMLITLDWNALTLSSHIDEYEGALPKGGWPNWVIGNHDKPRITSRVGYSQAKIAGMLLLTLRGTPTLYYGDELGMRDVPIPPEEVQDPQGLNMPDKDLSRDPARTPMQWDNSANAGFTDGKPWLRLPTNFRRVNVEVQKEDQYSMLTFYHRLIHLRQQEAALNIGDYEPVLTKAPLLAFVRKTEEKQLLVILNLSHKPCTFRPQGQRYKGTVVLATDPEREESTVEGNITLYGDEGILVALD; encoded by the coding sequence ATGAAGCAAGAACAGCAGTACCTTTGGTGGCAGTCTGGCATTATCTATCAAGTATACCCGCGCTCTTTCCAGGACTCTGACGGAGACGGCATCGGTGACCTGAAAGGCATTATCAAACGCCTCGATTACCTGAAGTGGCTCGGCGTCACAGCCGTGTGGGTGTCCCCCATCTACCCGTCTCCTATGGCCGACTACGGCTACGACATCTCTGATTACTGCGGCATCCATCCGCTATTCGGCACCATGGAAGATTTTGATGCGCTGCTGCAGGAGGTTCACAAGCGCGACATGAAACTGATCCTGGACCTGGTGCCCAACCATACTTCCAACGAGCACCCCTGGTTCCTGGAGTCCCGCTCCTCCCGCGACAACCCAAAGCGCGACTGGTACATCTGGGAAGACCCGGCAGAGCACGGCGGCGAACCCAACAACTGGCTGAGCGTGTTTGGCGGCAGCGGCTGGGAATGGGACGAAAAAACGGAGCAGTACTACTACCACGCCTTCTTGAAGGAGCAGCCTGACCTGAACTGGCGGAACCCGGAGGTGCAGCAGGCGATGTTTGACGTCATGCGCTTCTGGCTGGACAAAGGCGTAGACGGTTTCCGGGTGGATGTGATGTGGCACATGATAAAGGACAAAAAGCTTCGCGACAACCCGCCAAACCCCGACTATCAGCAGCACGAGTCTACTTATAACCAACTGATCCCGGCCTTCTCTACAGACCAGCCAGAGGTGCACGATATAGTGGCCATGATGCGCAGCGTGATGGACGAGTACGACGAGCGTGTGATGATCGGTGAGATTTACCTGCCTATCCACCGGTTGGTGTCCTACTATGGCCAGGACAACAGCGGCGCGCACCTCCCCTTCAACTTTATGCTGATCACGCTGGATTGGAACGCCCTCACCCTCAGCTCGCATATTGATGAGTACGAAGGAGCCCTGCCGAAGGGCGGCTGGCCAAACTGGGTGATCGGCAACCACGACAAGCCGCGAATCACCAGCCGGGTGGGCTACTCCCAGGCCAAAATAGCCGGCATGCTGCTGCTCACGCTCCGCGGCACCCCGACCCTGTACTACGGCGATGAACTGGGCATGCGCGATGTACCGATTCCGCCAGAAGAAGTGCAGGACCCGCAAGGCCTGAACATGCCCGACAAAGACCTGAGCCGCGACCCGGCGCGCACCCCGATGCAATGGGATAACAGCGCTAACGCAGGCTTTACCGACGGCAAGCCATGGCTGCGCCTGCCCACTAACTTCCGCCGCGTAAACGTGGAGGTACAAAAAGAAGACCAGTACTCCATGCTCACCTTTTACCACCGGCTCATTCACCTGCGCCAGCAAGAGGCTGCGCTCAATATAGGAGACTACGAGCCCGTGCTCACCAAAGCACCGCTGCTTGCCTTTGTCCGCAAAACGGAAGAAAAGCAGCTCCTGGTCATCCTAAACCTGAGCCACAAGCCCTGCACATTCAGGCCGCAGGGGCAGCGCTACAAAGGTACGGTGGTGCTGGCAACAGACCCGGAACGGGAAGAATCGACAGTTGAAGGCAACATTACCCTCTATGGCGATGAGGGAATACTAGTGGCTTTAGATTAA